TAACGTTAGTTTTTACAACCAATCATCAGATGAAGGACCGGTATTCCCGACACCTACCATTGGTATGCTGGGTGTAATGGACGACCAGGATAACCTGATGACGCTTGATTTTAAACAACCCGGCGACCTGATATACCTGGTGGGCGAATCGCAAAACGATATCGCTTCATCGCAATACCTGGCATCGTACCACAAAATAGTAAAAGCACCGGCACCTTATTTTGATCTGGATAAGGAATACGCTATGCACCAGGTGATAAAGCAGCTTATTAAGCATAAAGTAGTACAGTCTGCACATGATGTGGCCGATGGCGGTTTATACATCGCATTGGTTGAATCGTGCCTGCCTAATGGTTTGGGCTTCGATATCGAAACGGATAGCAGCATACGTAAGGATGCGTTTTTGTTTGGCGAGGCGCAGGGCAGGGTAGTAGTGAGTGTTGCCCCTGATGATCAGGAACGCTTTATAGAGATGATGGCTACCAGTGAGGTTGAATTTAGCCTGTTAGGTACCGTTAACGGCATTGGCAATACCAATATTGATGATGAGCTGTTTGGTAACATCACCGATATTAAAATGGTACACGATAATGTACTGCATGTAATTTTAGGCGACGCGTAATGCTTAAACTGAACAGGATACATCATATTGCTATCATCTGTTCGGATTACAACCGTTCTAAATATTTTTATACACAAGTGCTTGGCTTTAAAATAGTACGCGAAGTTTATCGCGAAGCAAGACAATCATACAAGCTCGATCTGGAAGTTAACGGACTATACCAGATCGAGCTTTTTTCTTTTCCTGACCCCACACCAAGGCCATCGCGACCTGAAGCCGCCGGCCTGCGCCACTTAGCTTTTGAGGTGGCTGATATAGACGAGGCGGTATTTTATTTAAACGAGCTGGAGGTAGTTACCGAGCCTATCCGCATTGATGAATTTACAGGCAAGCGCTTTACCTTTTTTACCGACCCCGATGGGTTACCGCTCGAACTTTACGAGGTGTAACCGGGCAGTTAGTCAGCTCATTTTTTGTAATGTTATTTAGTTTTGTACTTTTAAGGCTAAATAAACCAATACATGAAAATCTCACCAATTTTAAACACTAAACATTTTGTCCGCTTTTTTGGGCTGCAGATACTTGCTATCGCACTCATTTTTTCATCTAACATATCTTTTGCGCAGCAAGTAATAGGGAAACCTTTAGAGAAAGACCCTGATGTGGTAGGCAGATGGGACCTTACCATTGCCAAAGAAGGTAAAAACCTGCCCGGATGGCTGGAAGTACAAAAATCGGGCACCAGTACGCTTATAGGGCGCTTTACCTACGCCTTTGGTAGCGCAAGGCCTATATCTGAAGTAAAACCCAAGGATGGTAAGTATACTTTCTCTATCCCACCGCAATGGGAGGCAGGCAGCAGCAATATGGATTTTGAGTTTGAAGTGAGCGGCGATATGCTTAAAGGTACCATGGTTTACACCGATGGCGTAAGTTATAGCTTTACGGGAGTGCGCGCGCCATCATTGGTACGCACTAAGCCGCCGGTTTGGGGTAAACCTATTCGTTTGTTTAATGGTAAAGATACCAAAGGCTGGCATACCGATGGCAAAAACCAATGGGTTGTTGAAAACGGTATTTTAAGAAGCAAGCAATCGGGTGCTAACCTGATAACCGACAAAAAATTCAACGATTTTAAATTGCATGTAGAATTCAGGTATAAAAAAGGAAGCAATAGCGGTGTTTACCTGCGCGGTCGTTACGAGATACAAATTATTGATACAGATGTACCTGAGCCTATAAACAACGTGTTTAGCTCGGTATATGGCTTTGTACCACCAAACAAAATGATGTCTAAAAATCCCGGCGAATGGCAGTCATACGATATTACGTTGGTGGGGCGTATCATTACCATTGTTGCAAACGGAACAAGGGTAATTAGCGAGGCACAGATACCCGGCCTAACAGGTGGTGCTATTAACAGTGCCGAGGGTGAACCTGGCCCAATCCTAATACAAGGCGACCACGGCCCTATAGATTACCGCAATATTGTGATAACACCGGCTAAGTAAATAATAGTTAACAGTAATAAAAAGGGTGAACTTATCTAAAGTTCACCCTTTTTGTTTTGTTGAGTGTTTTAGTAATAACCTAATAAACGATGTCATTTCGAACGACGAAGGAGGAGAAATCTTGTTCGATATGCAAAGTCGGCCACCTTTCGTTTGAACAAGATTTCTCTCTGTCGTTCGAAATGACAGCGAATAGATTCCTACTTCACTACCTCAATCCATTGGCCTTTTATTAAGGCGTTAATATCATGGTTATACATAGCTTCGCAATAGGCGGCGGACAGGTAGTATTTGCCTGCGTAGGCCGCGTTCAGCATTACGTAGTAGGTAACTTCTTTACCTTCCTCTAAGCTAAAATAAGTGTTTACCCGGTCGTCGCGTATATCGCGATAGTCGGATAATGAAGATTTAAAGGCCTCGTCATTATTCAGCATACGGCTGTTCAGTATCTCCCATCCTGATGGGAATATCTGCGTTAATGCCAGGTTATCATACCGCCCGCGTTTGCCAGGGTTTTTAATGTTTACCTGGGCCACAAAATCAGTCCCTTGTTTTAGGGTAGATGGATCTACCGGCTTACCGCTTAGCGTAAAATA
This portion of the Inquilinus sp. KBS0705 genome encodes:
- a CDS encoding VOC family protein, which codes for MLKLNRIHHIAIICSDYNRSKYFYTQVLGFKIVREVYREARQSYKLDLEVNGLYQIELFSFPDPTPRPSRPEAAGLRHLAFEVADIDEAVFYLNELEVVTEPIRIDEFTGKRFTFFTDPDGLPLELYEV
- a CDS encoding DUF1080 domain-containing protein codes for the protein MKISPILNTKHFVRFFGLQILAIALIFSSNISFAQQVIGKPLEKDPDVVGRWDLTIAKEGKNLPGWLEVQKSGTSTLIGRFTYAFGSARPISEVKPKDGKYTFSIPPQWEAGSSNMDFEFEVSGDMLKGTMVYTDGVSYSFTGVRAPSLVRTKPPVWGKPIRLFNGKDTKGWHTDGKNQWVVENGILRSKQSGANLITDKKFNDFKLHVEFRYKKGSNSGVYLRGRYEIQIIDTDVPEPINNVFSSVYGFVPPNKMMSKNPGEWQSYDITLVGRIITIVANGTRVISEAQIPGLTGGAINSAEGEPGPILIQGDHGPIDYRNIVITPAK